The Syngnathoides biaculeatus isolate LvHL_M chromosome 16, ASM1980259v1, whole genome shotgun sequence DNA segment tttggacaggaggagcttccggaagactggactactacagccaaggtgatcagagagacaggcaggagagtacttggtgtgtcttctggttggaaaggggagaaggagacttggtggtggaatcccaaaatacagaaagtcatccaaggaaagagattagcgaagaagaagtgggacagtgagaggaccgaggagaggcagaaggaatCCCATAATctctcgagtataatgtgtcctgaagtataatgcgcaccccaaaATTGACCcagaaaatcaggaaaacccttctaccaatgtacaatgcgcaccaccaatttgctgctaccaatatgctcaaaatattgggaattatctgtatttatattttgttgagtttgtacttgtattgttttacaaaaaaatgtctgtataacAATCATTAACAATAATCATTGTGGACGTGCTGATGTAgctgtaatataatctcgggacaggccacaggacacgcttctcatggtccctgtaattggcagaacagaatccctcaaccacctaaaataaatgctcaatgatggcataacattttattaatactgtggATAACAcacattacagtcttaaataaatatgttgaatatttattttgacttgacttaaacattttttgcattaaatatttgtgcataaaacatttgtgcatagtggaGTTTATCCTCTGTATTACACATGCTTGGCCAagacatctggctcatctccaatctgaaaaaatcAATCATaactacctttggtgacttggtccagttctggtgcctcctgaattcatgaacagtgatcgtATTTTGcccccacagcatgtcatcctctgtgccatctgtggtgtttgtggggaaacattttttgaattccAAGAGTTGTGGTTCCGCAGCGTGGCCTCTCGCCCACCTGATGCCATAGCtttcctatggcgtcaggtggcaatcaaaacaaagtgagctcaaactacgtagaaacaacGGTAATAGGCACAttttgtcatgcccctggcatcctccccaggctgggcgtggtcagccaattcGTCGGCACGCACCTGCACCccttttcggctgattacacccggaacttataggacacgggggacaactagtcctccaccagatcgttgattcccatgcctcgttcccgcactcccgtatacctgacctaccatttaccgaccctcgcctgttccctgaccatcctaataagcctgcctcttctgatactgctgcttttcctgaccgactcgctgatcattgaccacggaccgaataaaggctttctgtacactacctgtttgcctctggagtcgtgcatttggatcCGCACTCGAGCCTCGTCTGTGAAAAAACAATCTGGcaacaacatggacccagccgactccgaagccatccgccgatCATTACAGTTCCAGAGCATACGCCTGGCTGAGCGGGAGGCTGCTCTCCCGGTAACGAATCAAcatctccatgagatctgtgcccggctggagtcgtggctagcatcccaagctaacgcggctgctacgccgacaatggtcactccgcctgtcgctccgagtccacccgttccgcctgttacggaGTGCTTCCATgccagcataactccgctctcccgaccggaatgtttctcaggcgactcagggaAGGTCAACcccttccttgcgcagtgcAACCCCCATTTCGAACTGCAGGCTTccgctttccccacggaccgctcccggatcgcctttgtcatttcccacatgacggggagggcggaggtgtgggccactgcagagtggaTTCGCAACATGGACGACGTTCGTCTGTGCGCTCACgcaagtattccagtacgcagctccggaacgcaaggcggcagtctcactcatgacaattcgccaaggccgtTGCTGCGTGTCGGACTACGCTATCGAATTTTGGATCCGTGCCGCAcagagccggtggaacgaggaggctctccatgacgcttactaccagggactttccccaggAATCCATGGCCACGTCATTGctgtggatcttccgccttcgctggacgccctcatcccactggccctcaaggtggatcagtgCTTGGCCatgcaggggcagatggacggcatgaccgaggaggagacggagaggctaAGCCCCATCGCTTCCCAGCCGCCCACGCTGCTTACTACGTCAGAACCCATGTAAGAGGAGGGGCTCAGTAGCTCAGCGGAGAAGCGTTTTCACCACCAACAAGAAGGacgttgtttctactgtggtcgtcttggacacttaatcgcccACTGCCAGGTTCGACCGAAGCGCTCCGACCTTAGCATCTCTACACTGGTGAGTGAGCggtatactgtcgctgagtcagggcggtcACTTTTGCACCTCATCGTTGGAACGGACTCTCACTCATGCctagtgaccgcgttcattgactccggttcagacgctaacctAATAAATCCCCATGGGGTCGAAGAGTTGCGTGCGGCGACCTTACCCACACAGCGTCTTCGTATTGCTTAcgcaacggcaagttcctctgccgggttacacaccgcacacaaaccttacgtatggactttctggacacgcacacagagcgcattagtttccacattttaaatCTAGCAGCAGTAATCCTGGGGAGCCTGTGGCTCAtgagacacaacccccacattgactgggtcacgggtcggataatggcatggggtgaggactgtgaCAAGCAGTGTCTCTGCCACCGCATCGGCCTCATGACTGTGCTATTGAACTCCTCCCAGGCAtctcacctcccagagggagactgttctctttgacaggactggagcaccaggcaatgagggattacGTCGAGGACTCTCTGGCAACTGGACTCATTCGCCTGTTGTCCTCACCAGCcagtgcagggtttttttttcgttaagaagaaggattccactttacgaccctgcatcgactactgaGGATtcaatgacatcacggtcaagaacaagtaccccttgcccttaatcgctccagcatttgaactcctccaaggagcccggatcttcaccaagctggattTGTGCAGCgcatatcatctggtgcggatccgggagggcaacgaatggaagacggctttcaacactcccacggggcattacgagtatgtggtgatgcccttcggactgaccaatgccccggccgtcttccaaaattttattaatgacgtgcttcgggagttcctgaacaaaaacgtatttgtataccttgacgacattcttatcttttcagcagacctgacatcgaatatcatatcgaaatgtatatgtgtacctttttttaacgacttatgtacctgtatacaatgatacaatgtgattgtattttttatttttcatccatacctaaatttaatgcgctctattaactttctgaaaatatttggggAAAATTTTACGCATTAttctcgagaaattacggtatgttgaGATGCAACGGAAGGTAAAGGTCGAGGtgccaaaggctaaacaagaggcttaTGGCAAcaagtacaccaggttggacacaaaagaaggagaaaaagatctcgacaggttgggcagacagagggatagagatgggaaggatgtggagcaggtaagggtgattaaggacagagatggaaatgtgttgactggtgccagtagtgtgttgaatagatggaaagaatactttgagaagcaaatcaatgaagaaaatgagagagaaggaagaggttGAAGAGCTAAGTggcgggaagtggcaatggttaGCAATGGGGAAGGTCGAAagacactacaaaggatgaaaaatgaaaatatcctcatgacatactggtggaagTATgggagcaatttggagaggtgactgtgagcaatttggagaggttactgtggagtttctgaccaacttaatgaacagaatactagcagatgagaagatccctgaagaatggatgaaacgtgtgctagttcccatttttaagaacaaagatgacttgctgtggcaactatagaggaataaatttgatgagccacacaattaagttatgggaaagagtagtggaggctccaGTCAGGACAGAACTACGTAtctacgagcaacagtatggtttcatgcctagaaagagtaccacaaatgcacgATTTCCCTTGGGAATGCTaagtgaaaagtacagagaaggccagaaggagctacattgtgtctttgtggctctagaaaaagcccatgacagagtaccaagagaggaactgtagtactgcatgcaaagtctggtgtggcagagaaatatgttagaatactacaggacatgtatgagaacAGTGGTAAGGTGTGCCGTAGgcataacagaagaatttaaggtgaaggtgggattgcaccAGCGATGAGCTCTGAGCCCTTCCTCTTcactgtggtaatggatgggctgacagatgaagttagactggaatccccttggaccatgatattcgcaggTGATATcctgatatgcagtgaaagcagggggcaggtggaggaacaattagaaagatggaggcacgcactggaaaggagaggaatgaagattagctgaagtaaaacagaataaatatgcgtgaatgagaggggtggaggaggaagggtgaagctccagggagaagatatagcgaggttggacaaattcaaatacttggggtcaacaatccaaagcaatggtgagcgtggtaaggaagtgaagaaacgggtccaagcaggttggaacagctggtggaaggtgtctggtgtgttatgtgacagaaagtctctgctaggatgaagggcaaagtttataaaacagtggtgacgccggccatgatgtatggattcgagacagtggcactgaagagacaacaggaagcagaaatgaggtggcagaaattgaACTGAAGAAATagaaagatgttgaggttcttgcttggagtgcgCAGGTTGGATGGAGCtaattagaaggacagccaaagttggatgttttggagacaaggttcgagagagcagacttcaatagtttggagatgtccagaagcgagagagtgagtatattggtagaagggtgctgaagatggagcttccaggcaaatgagcaagaccaagaccaaagaaaaggttgtgagagaagacatgaggacagtcggtgttagagaggaagatgcatgagataggcttagttggaaaaaaaatgacatgctgtggcaacccctaatgggacaagccgaaaggaaaagaagaagggtctggaaagggttacaaaagacatttctaaagctttggaATTCCAGCAAACCATCGGGAAAgcctcacatggagaaaacatggaacagtggtgagtTTACAATGTTGGGTTTACAGTATTTTGCATGGATTTAATTTCCATTGTATGTGAAGGAGTCAATTCATAAGACTCATCAATACTTATATATGTCAAGTTTAGGCAGCCTTTTGGTTGGTTAGGGACAGCTTCTTCAGGGACATGGTCAGTAACATGTCCACTTATATAGCATCCGGTGATAGCCAGGCTCACGCAACCCaggacatttaaaatacagtttctcaaggaaagaagacaaaaggaacCTTTGCTCACGAGGAGAATGTGGCATCTGTCTCTTTCTCAATCTCCAACACGTTCTGCCCACATCTCCACAAATCCTCCGGTTATTCCTTAGTGCAATCcacatcacaacaaagcaaacatgacaaacaaagcaactgtggcaaaaaaaaacaaaaaaacgatgtgagtctttgcgatgtcttcatcATCCTCTCGAGATtgtcagtctttatgttgtctgTTGCAtccctgtctggtgtttccacggcacccaatgtaacaTTGTTTAAGCACATCATAGCAAACGCTTCTATCTCTTTATTTCATCGCATCACATTAAGCAAAGAAGCATTAAAACATCCAAGAGAGTAAATATGAGATacctttatatccaattaatccaacaataTAATTTTCAGCGGTGTAAATGGATTTAAacgaataataaaaataacaaaacaattatttcatACAAATGTATAAACAGGATAAAAggtaaacaaaatggatggatggagctgtATATAATTATTCAAGGGCAAGATGTTTAAAAGGTCAACTTTGTGGTTGCTATTACTCCGGCATAGTTGTCGTTATGTCCTGCATAGGATGATTGGGATCACACCAGGGGACTTATAGAGAACCACTGAACTATCAGATGTATCCATGTACAACAGaagtgtcaaactaatttcttTCGTGGGACACATTATAGTTACGGTTTCACGCAGAGGGCCAtcatgactgaaaccataaaaatctttaatcgcctcatcatatttacacatcaaatttaAGAACAAATTCTGAAATCAGAAATAAAGGGTAATGGATTATTCAACTATAGtatattgttgatgtttggtcacacaaaaaacgCTTTCAATATCCT contains these protein-coding regions:
- the LOC133514034 gene encoding uncharacterized protein LOC133514034, which codes for MPRSRTPVYLTYHLPTLACSLTILISLPLLILLLFLTDSLIIDHGPNKGFLYTTCLPLESCIWIRTRASSVKKQSGNNMDPADSEAIRRSLQFQSIRLAEREAALPVTNQHLHEICARLESWLASQANAAATPTMVTPPVAPSPPVPPVTECFHASITPLSRPECFSGDSGKVNPFLAQCNPHFELQASAFPTDRSRIAFVISHMTGRAEVWATAEWIRNMDDVRLCAHASIPVRSSGTQGGSLTHDNSPRPLLRVGLRYRILDPCRTEPVERGGSP